A genomic segment from Oncorhynchus clarkii lewisi isolate Uvic-CL-2024 chromosome 12, UVic_Ocla_1.0, whole genome shotgun sequence encodes:
- the LOC139421102 gene encoding nuclear receptor subfamily 1 group D member 1 — protein MNVLELRMATTAMDTNNNNTGGVISYIGSSGCSPNRTSPVSMYSENSFGASFPPSPNGSQGFSNAYSISGSSSSSNGDDGNSSSGSGGSPRLRGRNDSSISRCSPSKSVASLTKLNGMVLLCKVCGDVASGFHYGVHACEGCKGFFRRSIQQNIQYKKCLKNETCTIMRINRNRCQQCRFKKCLSVGMSRDAVRFGRIPKREKQRMLAEMQSTMNSMNNIQNEFQLASLTHNSPPSPTSSSPCPGLTVALQPQALPFAPSPCPPVQAPASPLPPPSNQSPPLLASSPPLCPSPGVDCTITAIARAHHETFVYAHDKLGDSARLHNGEVDNWGSNYCPAGYHQNSINTIYHHNNNVALQNHGFLAMSDRHHQNNGKQFHNSNLFGSHQSIETSSVPQGQNFPWKNHKDIVLACPMNMFPQAEPNKTPQEIWEDFSLSFTPAVREVVEFAKHIPGFSALSENDQVTLLKAGTFEVLMVRFASLFNVKEQTVTFISGTTYSLEALKGMGMGGLLDTMFEFSEKLNSLELTAEELGLFTAVVLVSADRSGIENLNSVELLQESLIRVLRALVSKSNPCDASRFTKLLLKMPDLRTLNNMHSEKLLSFRIDV, from the exons GGGGCGTAATCTCCTACATCGGCTCCAGTGGCTGCTCACCGAACCGCACCAGCCCAGTGTCTATGTACAGCGAGAACTCCTTCGgagcctccttccctccctcccccaacgGCTCCCAGGGCTTCTCCAATGCCTACTCCATCAGTGGCAGCTCCAGCTCCTCCAATGGTGATGATGGCAACTCCTCTTCCGGCTCCGGAGGGTCCCCAAGGCTTAGGGGTCGTAATGACAGCAGCATTTCTCGCTGCTCCCCCAGCAAGTCTGTGGCAAGCCTTACCA AACTGAATGGGATGGTGCTGCTGTGTAAAGTGTGTGGAGACGTCGCCTCAGGCTTCCACTATGGGGTCCATGCCTGTGAGGGCTGCAAGGGATTCTTCCGACGCAGTATCCAGCAGAACATCCAGTACAAAAAGTGCCTGAAGAACGAGACCTGCACCATCATGAGGATTAACCGCAACCGCTGCCAGCAGTGCCGCTTCAAAAAGTGTCTGTCCGTGGGCATGTCCCGCGATG ctgTTCGCTTTGGCAGAATACCCAAGCGTGAGAAGCAGCGCATGCTGGCAGAGATGCAGAGCACCATGAACAGCATGAACAACATACAAAACGAGTTCCAGCTGGCCAGCCTGACTCAcaactctcccccttctcccactTCCTCTTCTCCCTGCCCGGGTCTGACTGTGGCACTCCAGCCCCAGGCCCTGCCTTTTGCCCCTTCCCCCTGTCCTCCAGTACAAGCCCCTGCTTCCCCTCTGCCCCCACCATCCAACCAAAGCCCGCCACTGTTGGCCAGCTCTCCACCCCTATGCCCCAGTCCTGGGGTGGACTGCACCATAACGGCCATTGCCCGGGCGCACCATGAGACCTTTGTTTACGCCCACGACAAGCTGGGCGATTCTGCGAGATTGCATAACGGAGAGGTGGACAACTGGGGCTCAAATTATTGTCCTGCTGGCTACCACCAGAACAGCATCAACACAAtctaccaccacaacaacaacgtGGCCCTCCAGAACCATGGCTTCCTGGCCATGTCTGACAGACATCACCAGAACAACGGCAAGCAGTTCCACAACAGCAACCTGTTCGGGAGCCACCAAAGCATTGAGACTAGCAGCGTCCCCCAGGGCCAGAACTTCCCATGGAAAAACCACAAGGACATTGTGCTG GCATGTCCAATGAACATGTTCCCCCAAGCCGAACCAAACAAGACCCCCCAGGAGATCTGGGAGGACTTCTCGCTCAGCTTCACGCCGGCTGTGCGTGAGGTGGTGGAGTTCGCAAAGCACATTCCAGGGTTCAGTGCACTCTCCGAGAACGACCAAGTCACCCTGCTCAAGGCCGGCACCTTTGAG GTCTTGATGGTGCGCTTTGCCTCCCTCTTCAACGTGAAGGAGCAGACTGTCACCTTCATCTCGGGTACCACCTACAGCCTGGAGGCACTGAAGGGAATGGGCATGGGAGGCCTGCTAGACACCATGTTTGAATTCAGCGAGAAGCTCAACTCCCTAGAGCTCACGGCCGAGGAGCTGGGTCTCTTCACCGCTGTAGTGCTAGTGTCTGCAG ATCGCTCAGGCATCGAGAACCTCAACTCCGTGGAGCTGCTTCAGGAGTCTCTGATCAGAGTGCTGCGTGCCCTGGTCAGCAAGAGCAACCCCTGCGACGCCTCTCGCTTCACCAAGCTGCTGCTGAAGATGCCCGACCTGCGCACACTCAACAACATGCACTCAGAGAAGCTGCTGTCCTTCCGCATCGACGTATAA
- the LOC139422517 gene encoding uncharacterized protein — translation MATEAVQALLERCDHVHLDLYDGAEHQEGGEAVLMVPYLSESRSKQKILGRQLFVLDDMMQLLERLETTDQLFNEPCPPNPGNEAHSRWKVLKSEYKEGVQEVEALISTLRDMMDKLHHKRDRLTNLVTALENKKDLSLQMGESLQTAYNALRVCEGQLAQLRAETDATLDRSADWQHLRDALQGYVEETQGVMQCRLLSVGSSELCVELRPCSCGSTSGQLEPLRLTVTWSPDDHFHLQVYQGTTGLLEVSMKGCLSHLSAALLEVMQCYTSQGEMLAEIQALHSRFAIDWRPGQRLLVFLKTASSVCNLRVEEGYPSRGTATLISVRRDGELVDNAFLQIIVSTVQVETAPCAN, via the exons ATGGCTACTGAGGCTGTTCAAGC GTTGCTTGAAAGATGCGACCATGTACATTTGGATTTGTACGATGGGGCAGAGCATCAGGAGGGTGGGGAAGCGGTGTTGATGGTGCCCTACCTATCT gagagtcgtagtaaacagaagATTTTGGGCAGACAGTTGTTTGTGCTTGATGACATGATGCAGCTTCTGGAGAGACTGGAGACAACTGACCAGCTGTTTAATGAACCATGCCCCCCAAACCCCG GCAATGAGGCTCACAGCCGCTGGAAGGTCCTGAAGAGTGAATATAAAGAGGGTGTCCAGGAGGTGGAGGCACTCATTAGCACCTTACGGGACATGATGGACAAACTGCACCACAAACGGGACCGACTGACAAACCTGGTCACAGCACTAGAAAATAAG AAAGATCTCAGCCTGCAGATGGGGGAGTCTCTCCAGACAGCCTACAATGCCTTGCGTGTGTGTGAGGGGCAGCTGGCCCAGCTGAGGGCGGAGACCGACGCCACTCTGGACCGCTCGGCTGACTGGCAGCATCTGAGAGACGC CCTGCAGGGCTATGTGGAGGAGACGCAGGGGGTGATGCAGTGTAGGCTGCTGTCGGTGGGGTCCTCAGAGCTGTGTGTGGAACTGAGGCCCTGCTCCTGTGGGTCCACCTCTGGCCAGCTGGAGCCCCTCAGACTGACTGTCACTTGGAGCCCTGATGACCACTTCCACCTCCAG gtgTATCAGGGTACTACAGGGCTGTTAGAGGTGTCAATGAAGGGTTGCCTTTCTCATCTCAGTGCTGCCTTGCTGGAGGTCATGCAGTGCTACACCAGCCAGGGAGAGATGCTGGCTGAGATTCAGGCCCTGCATTCCAG GTTTGCTATAGACTGGCGTCCAGGCCAGAGACTGCTCGTGTTCCTGAAGACTGCCTCTAGTGTGTGTAATCTGAGGGTGGAGGAGGGCTACCCCTCCAGAGGCACAGCTACACTCATCTCTGTACGCAGGGATGGAGAACTGGTCGACAATGCTTTCCTACAG ATAATTGTGAGCACAGTGCAGGTAGAGACAGCTCCATGCGCCAACTAG